Proteins encoded by one window of Arachis ipaensis cultivar K30076 chromosome B04, Araip1.1, whole genome shotgun sequence:
- the LOC110271586 gene encoding subtilisin-like protease SBT4.15: protein MMSQNLPLPLLLLFCFFCSPILIQGSNQDERKPYIVYMGELPETRSYAVEDHHHNLLTAAIGNKKLARVSKIHSYGKSFNGFVARLLPHEAKKLQEEENVVSVFPNTRQKLHTTRSWDFIGMTKKVKRRSNIESHIIVGVLDTGIWVDCPSFNDKGYGPPPRRWKGKCVTGANFTACNKYAYIFISVLMP, encoded by the exons ATGATGTCACAGAATTTGCCACTGCCACTACTActtctcttttgtttcttttgctCACCCATACTTATCCAAGGATCAAATCAAGATGAAAGAAAG CCGTACATTGTATACATGGGAGAATTACCAGAGACAAGAAGTTATGCCGTGGAAGACCACCACCATAATCTACTGACTGCAGCGATTGGAAA CAAGAAATTAGCGAGAGTGTCGAAAATACATAGCTATGGAAAGAGCTTCAACGGATTCGTTGCGCGACTTTTGCCACATGAAGCAAAGAAACTGCAAG AGGAGGAGAATGTGGTATCTGTGTTCCCAAACACACGGCAAAAACTACACACGACAAGGTCTTGGGATTTCATAGGAATGACCAAGAAAGTGAAGAGACGCAGCAACATAGAGAGCCACATCATTGTGGGTGTGCTAGATACAG GAATATGGGTTGATTGCCCCAGTTTCAACGATAAAGGGTATGGACCTCCACCACGACGATGGAAGGGCAAATGTGTTACGGGAGCCAACTTCACTGCTTGCAACAAGTATGCATATATTTTCATATCTGTTTTAATGccttag